A single region of the Serinus canaria isolate serCan28SL12 chromosome 1, serCan2020, whole genome shotgun sequence genome encodes:
- the ZBTB21 gene encoding zinc finger and BTB domain-containing protein 21 has protein sequence MEGLLHYINPAHAISLLSTLNEERLKGQLCDVVLIVGDQKFRAHKNVLAASSEYFQTLFTNKENESQSVFQLDFCEPDAFDNVLNYIYSSSLFIEKGSLAAVQELGYSLGISFLTNIVSKSPQAPFPSCPMKKILYQDEDESSSQKRSVIVCQNRIEAQAKSVNQTQHDLSHTPKPSPSVAVKAGSRPQVTKPTETLHNLSLTERRWLKEGPVSYTKVHETSGTVEDQSRGALVKRNMVLPQMSLAEKEMASGEPGSSAQLLRGKVAEMSLKRPRPPVLSLRGAAESTFLLRETGKGNGQGEDRNLLYYSKLGLVIPSSGSGPENQSIDRSGPLVKSLLRRSLSMDSQVPIYSPSVDLKPAQVSSCSSPGTNDSQKTFNVASQKSSLKESSEKSALDEKPQVIHPHRLRSFSASQSMDREVASPLSEVRIKTEPSSPLSDPAEIIRVTVGDAAASANKDFAFKTEDDRKEPSRLPAKRRFQDDRRLPFKKLKADEQGSPGSEENFEEGSSPTHLDADFPDSDVSKDEYSEMEEARPNKKFKCKHCLKIFRSTAGLHRHVNMYHNPEKPYACDICHKRFHTNFKVWTHCQTQHGIVKNPSPASSSHALLDEKFQRKLIDIVREREIKKALIVKLRRGKQSFQGQSASQAQQVIKRNLRSRTKGAYICTYCGKAYRFLSQFKQHIKMHPGEKPIGGNKASKQKDHIHIENPVENKEVYQCRLCNAKLSSLIEQGNHERLCRNATVCPYCSLRFSSPELKHEHESKCEYKKLTCLECMRTFKSSFSIWRHQVEVHNQNTMAPSENFSLPLLDHNGEVTSSSRLPPQSESNKMNNFVAAKEDGVFSDSSEQINFDSEDSSCLPEDLSVSKQFKIQIKEEPADDIEDEVTETSREPKDVVSKKDPSLWPCEKCGKIFTLRKQLERHQELLCSVKPFICHVCNKAFRTNFRLWSHFQSHMSQAAEESTNKEPEICPPANSPSPPPLPPPPPLPKIQPLEPDSPTGLPESSGTTEKLFVPQESDTLFYHAPPLSAITFKRQYMCKLCHRTFKTAFSLWSHEQTHN, from the coding sequence ATGGAGGGGCTCTTGCATTACATAAATCCAGCACATGCCATTTCCCTCCTGAGCACCCTGAACGAGGAGCGTCTCAAGGGACAGCTGTGTGACGTCGTGCTGATCGTAGGAGACCAGAAATTCCGAGCTCATAAGAATGTtctggctgccagcagtgaaTATTTCCAGACTCTCTTCACAAATAAGGAGAATGAGTCTCAGTCAGTGTTTCAGCTCGACTTTTGTGAGCCAGATGCTTTTGATAATGTGTTGAACTACATTTATTCTTCATCCTTGTTCATTGAGAAAGGCAGCCTCGCAGCTGTGCAAGAACTGGGCTACAGCCTTGGAATATCTTTTCTTACAAACATTGTTTCCAAGAGTCCTCaagctccttttccttcttgtcctatgaaaaaaatactctACCAAGATGAAGATGAAAGTAGTTCTCAGAAGAGAAGTGTCATCGTCTGTCAGAACAGAATTGAAGCACAAGCGAAAAGCGTAAATCAAACACAACATGACTTAAGCCATACTCCTAAACCTTCACCCTCTGTGGCTGTCAAAGCTGGCAGCAGACCACAGGTAACAAAACCAACTGAAACCCTTCACAACTTATCACTGACTGAAAGGAGGTGGCTGAAAGAAGGCCCTGTGAGCTATACAAAGGTTCATGAAACTTCTGGAACTGTGGAGGATCAGAGCAGAGGTGCTTTAGTGAAAAGGAACATGGTGCTGCCTCAGATGTCTttggcagagaaagaaatggcaAGCGGTGAGCCAGGAAGTAGCGCTCAGCTTCTGAGAGGAAAAGTTGCAGAGATGTCATTGAAAAGACCACGTCCACCAGTCTTGTCTCTGCGTGGGGCAGCAGAGTCCACGTTTCTGCTGCgagagacaggaaaaggaaatggtcAAGGGGAAGACAGGAATTTGCTCTACTATTCCAAGTTAGGGCTGGTAATCCCATCTAGTGGGTCTGGCCCAGAAAACCAAAGTATTGACAGAAGTGGGccccttgtaaaaagtctccTTCGAAGGTCACTGTCTATGGACAGCCAAGTTCCTATTTACTCACCTTCTGTTGACCTAAAACCTGCGCAGGTATCCTCGTGCTCCTCACCGGGAACTAATGATTCCCAGAAGACATTTAATGTTGCATCCCAAAAGTCATCCTTGAAAGAGTCATCGGAGAAGTCGGCCTTGGATGAGAAGCCACAGGTAATACACCCACATCGCCTTAGGTCTTTCAGTGCCTCTCAGTCAATGGATCGGGAGGTGGCCTCCCCTCTCTCAGAGGTGCGGATCAAAACTGAGCCCAGCAGTCCCCTCTCAGATCCTGCTGAAATCATACGAGTCACGGTGGGGGATGCTGCAGCATCGGCAAACAAagactttgcttttaaaactgaGGATGACCGTAAGGAACCAAGCAGACTTCCAGCCAAAAGGAGGTTCCAGGATGATAGGAGGCTACCGTTCAAGAAGCTGAAGGCGGATGAGCAGGGTTCTCCTGGCTCAGAAGAGAACTTTGAGGAAGGCTCAAGCCCCACGCACCTTGATGCCGATTTCCCTGATTCTGACGTCAGTAAAGATGAATACAGTGAGATGGAAGAAGCAAGaccaaataaaaaatttaaatgtaaacaCTGCCTTAAAATTTTCAGATCAACAGCAGGTCTTCATCGCCATGTTAACATGTATCACAATCCAGAGAAGCCCTATGCTTGTGACATCTGCCACAAGAGATTCCACACCAATTTCAAAGTGTGGACGCACTGCCAGACGCAACATGGAATCGTGAAGAATCCCTCACCAGCTTCCAGTTCTCACGCCCTCTTGGATGAAAAATTCCAAAGAAAACTGATTGATATtgtgagggagagagaaatCAAAAAAGCTCTGATTGTGAAACTAAGACGTGGCAAGCAGAGCTTTCAGGGCCAGTCAGCTTCCCAAGCACAACAAGTCATCAAAAGGAATTTAAGGTCGAGAACCAAAGGAGCCTATATTTGTACCTACTGTGGGAAAGCTTATCGTTTCCTCTCCCAGTTCAAACAGCACATAAAAATGCACCCTGGGGAGAAACCCATTGGAGGGAATAAGGCTTCTAAGCAGAAAGATCACATTCATATTGAAAACCCCGTGGAAAACAAGGAGGTTTATCAGTGCCGTCTCTGCAATGCCAAGCTCTCCTCACTTATTGAACAGGGAAACCATGAGCGACTCTGTAGGAACGCCACTGTCTGTCCTTACTGCAGCCTTAGGTTTTCTTCTCCAGAGCTGAAGCACGAGCATGAAAGCAAGTGTGAGTACAAGAAGCTGACTTGTCTTGAGTGCATGCGCACCTTCAAATCATCCTTCAGCATCTGGCGTCATCAGGTTGAAGTTCACAATCAGAACACAATGGCTCCATCAGAGAACTTCTCTTTGCCCCTCCTGGATCACAATGGAGAAGTCACCAGTTCATCACGGCTGCCTCCGCAGTCGGAATCCaataaaatgaacaattttGTTGCTGCAAAGGAGGACGGTGTGTTCAGTGATTCGTCAGAACAAATCAATTTTGATTCTGAAGACTCTTCATGCCTGCCTGAAGACTTAAGTGTTTCCAAGCAGTTTAAAATCCAGATCAAAGAAGAGCCTGCAGATGACATAGAGGACGAGGTCACCGAAACGAGCAGGGAACCTAAGGACGTAGTCTCCAAGAAAGATCCCAGTTTGTGGCCCTGTGAAAAGTGTGGGAAGATTTTCACCTTACGCAAGCAGCTGGAGCGCCACCAGGAGCTCCTGTGCTCTGTGAAGCCCTTCATTTGCCACGTGTGCAACAAGGCCTTCCGAACGAATTTCCGCCTCTGGAGCCACTTCCAGTCTCACAtgtcccaggctgcagaggagtcCACAAATAAGGAGCCTGAGATATGTCCACCAGCTAATTCCCCATCACCCCCACCCTTACCCCCACCACCTCCActccccaaaatccagcctTTGGAGCCCGACAGCCCCACGGGCTTGCCGGAAAGCTCCGGTACTACTGAGAAGCTGTTTGTGCCGCAGGAGTCAGACACGCTCTTCTACCACGCCCCGCCGCTCTCGGCAATCACCTTCAAGAGACAGTACATGTGCAAACTCTGCCACAGGACTTTCAAGACGGCTTTCAGCCTCTGGAGCCATGAACAGACACACAATTAG